The Deltaproteobacteria bacterium genome contains the following window.
TTCTCCGAGAGCTTCCTCGATGAAGTCACGAACTTCACGGCCTCGCTCACCAATGAGGCAACAGACCACGACTTCAGCTTCGGTATTACGTGCGATTTGACCCATAAGAGTTGATTTACCCACACCGGAGCCGGCGAAGAGACCAATACGCTGGCCAAGCCCAACCGTGAGGAGCCCGTCAATGGCGCGCACACCCATGGCAATGGTTTCGCTGATCCGCATTCTCTTCATGGGATCGGGGCATTCGCGTTCAACGGCCCAATCTTCAAGATCGGGCAAGCCTTCAAGAGAAGAGCCTGAGTCGATAGGTCTTCCGAGCCCATCGAGCACCCGGCCAAGCAGTCCCCAGCCACACTTGATGGAAAATGGTTTACCGGTCGCAATCACTTCACTGTCTGGTCCAACGCCGTGGGCTTCGCCCAAGGGCATGAGCATGACCGTTTCATCGCGAAATCCAACCACTTCGCAAACAATGCGCTCTCCGCCGCCGTTGTCTACAAAGCACATCTCACCGATGCGTACGCCAGGAATCATGGCCTTGATAACGAGTCCGGTCACTTCGGTGACGCGGCCTCTGACACTAATGGTTTCGGCTTCTTCTACTGCTGCTAGGTAGCGGCTGATATCGATGATGGGTGCTTCTAAATCGCTCATGGTGTTGTGCTTAGCGAACTTGTCGCAAGACTCCCTCAATCACATCGAGTTGGGTTTCGAGTTGTGCGTCGATGGTTCCGGCATCTGTTTCAATCACCACGCCGTAACGGGCTACATCAGGATCTTCGCGTATGCTGATTTCTTTGGCTCGACTGAGCACTTCGATAAGAGCGCTGCGATTTTCGCGGATGATCTCCATATCTTCAGGGTTTACTCTCAGGGAAATTTCGCGTCTTTGCCGCGCTTTTTCGACGAGTGCTTCTTTGACGAGTTCGACGACCGCCTCGGGGCGGGTAGCGAGTTCGCGGCCGAGTATTTTACGAGCAATACCAAGCGAGAGATCTTTAACTTGTGCGACCAGCTGCGTTTCGATTTGTTGGAGTC
Protein-coding sequences here:
- a CDS encoding flagellar assembly protein FliH, whose product is MGKVIKRSSTDASESSGGQEFSDVGRRAPIIERSTIEARSQADEIRDKAQEEASQLLENARTEADALRAQAREEGYAEGRNQGASELSEVVAKSSLRLQQIETQLVAQVKDLSLGIARKILGRELATRPEAVVELVKEALVEKARQRREISLRVNPEDMEIIRENRSALIEVLSRAKEISIREDPDVARYGVVIETDAGTIDAQLETQLDVIEGVLRQVR